In Schizosaccharomyces osmophilus chromosome 1, complete sequence, the genomic window AGCTCATCCTAGATTCATACTAAAATacttctctcttttttttttatttaatacAATTTAGTTGCTATTTAACTCATCCCATACTGGTATACTCTTTATTAATTGAAATACTTTTGAAGTCAACACGAAACGGATCGTTTACTAGAaacaatttaaaaaaagaattacaGTATCATTATTAAAATGTTTCAGCgctgaaaagcaagatcAATCTTTGTTCGTACGTCTGCTCAAACTCTCGACAATCAAAATCAGAAAACGTTTCCTATAAATTTTACTcaagtttcaaaagaaactaCTTTCCATTGAATTCCTTCTCTTACTGAATCTTATAAAGCGCGTATCTTGTCTTTCCAGCTTTTCTATTAAAAACAACGAAAAGCAGGGTCGGTCGCGTTCTTTTAACAACTTCCAACTACGTTTCTATCCACAATTCCGCTTCCGCTTTTTTTGGCTACATAATTTTGACGTTACAACTAAATTTAAGTCTTTTATTGTTTGATGTCTAAGCATTGAGTTGATTTataacttctttttttttttacgggattcattctttttttgtaactACAGTCCTTTTGACCCCTTTTTTAGGTTGAACATGTCAGAATGTATTCCTTTTGGACGTGCTTTAAAGCCGTATTTTATGTTAGATGAAAAATACGTATCTGTGAATAACGCGAGCTCGGGGGTGGTTTGTGTTCCTGCTTTTCAACGACATTTACAGTTGTTGGAGGAATCAGAAAAGGTCCAAGATTTACAAACGAGATACAGGTTACCCAAACTAGCCGAAAAAACTATGGATCAACTAGCAGAACTCTTGGATACCAGTCCTAACAACCttgcattttgtttttccgCTACACAGGCGATTAGTTCTATTCTCTTAACGTTTCCTTGGATAGCTAACGATAGGATCTTAACTTTAAATCTGGCTTATCCTACATGCCAATTTGCTGTTGATTTTGTTCAAGATCGGTACGATGTTCAGATGGATACCATAGACATCGACTTTGCTTATGACCGTTCTGAGCTTTTGTCTCGAGTGGAATCGTATTTGGCAAAGAACAAGCCAAGACTCTTcatatttgattttgtcACTTCTATGCCAGTGATTCAACTACCTTGCAAGGAACTCATCCAACTCTGTAAGAAATACAACGTGATTAGTGTTATAGATGCTGCTCATGGGATTGGGCTTTCTCCTCTTTCCATGTCGTCCCTGGACCCTGATTTTTTGTATACTAATGCTCATAAATGGCTGAATGCACCTTCAGGTACGACCATCTTGTATGTGTCTAAAAAGTACCACAATTCAATTGAAGCCCTTCCAATCTCCTACGGCTATCAcattcgtaaacaaaaatctcCTCCCCCGGCCCCTTTAAACGCAAGGTTTCTGTATGCTTCTTCTACGGATTTACCTAAATTTATCGCCATTGATGCTGCAATAGCGTTCAGAAAGTCTATCGGCGGTGAACATAAGATTCAAAATTATAACTATGACATTATTATAAAGGGCGCGAAAATCATTGCTGAAGCCTTAGGGACATCTTATTTTGTATTAGCTCCTCCTATTGCTATGGTAAACGTCGAAATTCCCCTGCGGCGTATGCCATCCgctgaattttttgaatatttttggCAAAGCAAGAATACTTTTCTTCGCTTCGTCGAATACCACGGCAAGTTTTACACTCGTATAGCCGGTGCTCCTTTCTTGGAAGAATCggattttgtttacatagCGGGTGTCTTAAAAGAGCTTTGTCAAAATTCACCTGAAAACTAATAACTTACGACATAACTTTGCGGCTAATCCACCGCTTATGCTTCTAGCTACGAATACAGAAATACCTCACGATAGATACGACATATGCAtaaatacaattttttattcataacatgttttttttatagttCAGACAACATCCATATGCTTTCCAACATACGAacaaatatataaattacaaaaagccTATGCAATAAATCCTATTCTACAGTTTTTTAGTTCTTACGCAAAGACTTTCTGCaggaaaatgaacaaaCGTTATAAGCGCAAGCGCAGGgtaaaggaagaaacatAAGTCGAAGGAACAAAGGGAGCTCTAAAAGAAAGTACAAACGATTACAGAGCATGACAAATCATAAACTTAGAACATTTACTACAGCCTCCTCAAGCAGAAGCAGTAGCCTTCTCAGCAGAATCGGCTTCAACATTTGCAGCGGAAGCCTCTTGAGTGGCAGAAGCAGCTTGTTCGGATTCAGCCTTCTCACCCTCCTCAGAAACGgcattattttcatcttccttctcctctgtttctttttgcttttcttcacGAGATATAGCATTCTTAACAACCAAGGTAAGATCACCAATTTGTTTACCgttcatttcttcaatgGCACGAGTTTGTTCTTCAGGAGTGCtgaaggaaacaaaacCGAAACCACGACCACGGCGTTGTTCACCACGAAGCTTGATGCGGCGGATAATATAAGGAGGGAGAGAACG contains:
- the egt2 gene encoding ergothioneine biosynthesis protein Egt2; translated protein: MSECIPFGRALKPYFMLDEKYVSVNNASSGVVCVPAFQRHLQLLEESEKVQDLQTRYRLPKLAEKTMDQLAELLDTSPNNLAFCFSATQAISSILLTFPWIANDRILTLNLAYPTCQFAVDFVQDRYDVQMDTIDIDFAYDRSELLSRVESYLAKNKPRLFIFDFVTSMPVIQLPCKELIQLCKKYNVISVIDAAHGIGLSPLSMSSLDPDFLYTNAHKWLNAPSGTTILYVSKKYHNSIEALPISYGYHIRKQKSPPPAPLNARFLYASSTDLPKFIAIDAAIAFRKSIGGEHKIQNYNYDIIIKGAKIIAEALGTSYFVLAPPIAMVNVEIPLRRMPSAEFFEYFWQSKNTFLRFVEYHGKFYTRIAGAPFLEESDFVYIAGVLKELCQNSPEN